In the Haloferula helveola genome, one interval contains:
- a CDS encoding thioredoxin family protein, giving the protein MKIKPILLAAACAATLGQALAGGEGWTHDFAAAKKQAAEEDKSLLIDFTGSDWCGWCIKLNEEVFQHDPFKEGVKDKFVLVELDFLRDKSKLSEETQKQNEELQSEYGIKGFPTILLTDAEGKPFARTGYQQGGPEKYVKHLDELLEARKTRDEAFAKAEKSEGVDKAKALVEALNAMGLEDEMVASFYGDTIETIKAADPEDETGFVKQIEMKQKFGKFESELNNFARARDHEKALAHVDETLASGEFEGEQKQQVALYKGMILAQQQEFDAALKAMDEAKEIAPDSELAGRIEDFKGRISQMQAQVEASKADEKGDSDE; this is encoded by the coding sequence ATGAAAATCAAACCAATCCTGCTCGCCGCGGCATGCGCGGCAACCCTTGGTCAGGCCCTCGCCGGCGGCGAAGGCTGGACCCATGACTTCGCCGCCGCCAAGAAACAGGCCGCCGAAGAGGACAAGAGTCTGCTTATCGACTTCACCGGCTCCGACTGGTGTGGCTGGTGCATCAAGCTTAACGAGGAAGTCTTTCAGCACGACCCCTTCAAGGAAGGCGTGAAGGACAAGTTCGTGCTCGTGGAACTCGATTTCCTCCGCGACAAGTCGAAGCTCTCGGAAGAGACCCAGAAGCAGAATGAGGAGCTCCAGAGCGAATACGGCATCAAGGGTTTCCCGACGATCCTGCTGACCGACGCCGAGGGCAAACCCTTCGCCCGCACCGGCTATCAGCAAGGCGGCCCGGAGAAGTATGTGAAGCACCTCGATGAACTGCTTGAAGCCCGCAAGACCCGCGACGAGGCCTTCGCCAAGGCCGAGAAGTCGGAAGGCGTCGACAAGGCCAAGGCTCTGGTCGAGGCCCTCAACGCGATGGGACTCGAAGACGAAATGGTCGCCTCCTTCTACGGCGACACGATCGAGACGATCAAAGCGGCCGACCCGGAAGACGAGACCGGCTTCGTGAAGCAGATCGAGATGAAGCAGAAGTTCGGCAAGTTCGAGTCCGAGCTGAACAACTTCGCCCGCGCCCGTGACCACGAGAAGGCGCTGGCTCACGTCGACGAAACACTCGCTTCGGGCGAGTTCGAAGGCGAACAGAAGCAGCAGGTCGCGCTCTACAAGGGCATGATCCTCGCCCAGCAGCAGGAGTTCGACGCCGCCCTCAAGGCGATGGACGAAGCCAAGGAAATCGCCCCGGACAGCGAACTCGCGGGCCGGATCGAGGACTTCAAGGGCCGCATCTCGCAGATGCAGGCTCAGGTGGAGGCCAGCAAGGCCGACGAAAAGGGCGATTCGGACGAGTAA
- a CDS encoding arabinan endo-1,5-alpha-L-arabinosidase — protein sequence MSLWRSAMLAMGVCGALWAQDYPAKVHDPSTVVREGGSVWFFSTGMGVKLMQRTADGSWKHAGQLFERGKEPEWHREMVPENRGHLWAPDIIRSGDRWWVYYSVSSFGKNTSAIGLASSATLDPSAENYGWKDEGMVIRSERRDRFNAIDPAVIRDGKRLWMSFGSFWDGIMLVELDPETGLMNDPEAKPVRLAHHHEIEAPFICERDGWYYLFVNWGLCCRGVRSTYEIRVGRSRKIEGPYVDREGVRMTDGGGSLVMSRERENIGPGHASIFENGGKQWLVHHFYDGEDRGKSKLGMAPLSWKDGWPKVK from the coding sequence ATGAGTCTGTGGCGATCGGCGATGCTTGCAATGGGAGTCTGCGGCGCGCTGTGGGCGCAGGACTACCCGGCAAAGGTGCACGACCCGTCCACAGTGGTCCGCGAAGGCGGCTCGGTCTGGTTTTTCTCCACCGGGATGGGTGTGAAACTGATGCAGCGAACCGCTGACGGGTCGTGGAAGCACGCCGGGCAGCTTTTCGAGCGCGGCAAGGAACCGGAATGGCATCGGGAGATGGTGCCGGAGAACCGGGGACACCTGTGGGCTCCCGACATTATCCGCTCGGGCGACCGCTGGTGGGTTTACTACTCGGTTTCGAGCTTCGGGAAAAACACGTCGGCAATCGGACTCGCGAGTTCGGCGACTCTGGATCCATCGGCGGAGAACTACGGATGGAAGGACGAGGGAATGGTGATCCGCTCCGAGAGGCGTGATCGTTTCAACGCGATCGATCCCGCCGTCATTCGGGACGGGAAGCGGCTGTGGATGAGCTTCGGGTCGTTCTGGGACGGCATCATGCTGGTGGAACTCGATCCAGAGACGGGCTTGATGAACGACCCGGAAGCCAAGCCGGTCAGGCTGGCGCATCATCACGAGATCGAGGCGCCGTTCATTTGCGAACGCGACGGCTGGTACTACCTCTTCGTGAATTGGGGTCTGTGCTGTCGGGGCGTCCGCAGCACGTATGAAATCCGTGTCGGCCGCAGCCGAAAGATCGAAGGTCCCTACGTGGATCGCGAGGGAGTCAGGATGACCGATGGAGGCGGATCACTGGTGATGTCCCGGGAAAGGGAGAACATCGGACCGGGCCACGCGTCGATCTTCGAGAACGGTGGGAAGCAATGGCTTGTGCACCATTTCTACGACGGCGAGGACCGAGGGAAGTCGAAGCTCGGAATGGCCCCGCTTTCATGGAAGGACGGATGGCCGAAGGTGAAGTGA
- the recA gene encoding recombinase RecA — translation MPKTADPSEKLADARKRNLDLAISQIQKEFGEAAIMRMGDEHRVDVDVIPTGNLVIDRALGVGGFPRGRIIEVFGPESSGKTTLTLTAIAQAQKKGGLAAFIDVEHALDPQYAQKLGVNLDDLLVSQPNSGEEALQICETLVRSNAIDVIVLDSVAALVTKQELDGEIGDSTVGTQARLMSAAMRKLTALISKARTVCIFTNQIREKIGVMFGNPETTPGGRALKFFSSVRVDIRRIGQIKATDGTVQGNRTKIKIVKNKVAPPFTTCEFDIMYNEGISSTGSLLDLALEFDLIQKRGSWFAYNGEQLAQGRDAAKQALKDNEELFTELSDKVREKLDAAKE, via the coding sequence ATGCCAAAGACCGCTGATCCCTCCGAAAAGCTTGCTGACGCCCGCAAACGCAACCTCGACCTGGCCATCTCCCAGATTCAGAAGGAGTTCGGCGAAGCCGCCATCATGCGGATGGGCGACGAACACCGCGTCGACGTCGATGTCATCCCTACCGGCAATCTGGTCATCGACCGCGCTCTAGGTGTCGGCGGCTTCCCCCGCGGCCGGATCATCGAGGTTTTCGGCCCGGAATCGTCGGGTAAGACGACCCTCACGCTCACCGCGATCGCCCAGGCCCAGAAAAAGGGCGGCCTAGCGGCATTCATCGACGTCGAGCACGCTCTCGACCCCCAGTATGCGCAAAAGCTCGGCGTCAATCTGGATGACCTCCTCGTTTCCCAGCCGAACTCCGGCGAGGAAGCCCTGCAGATCTGTGAAACGCTGGTTCGCTCCAATGCAATCGACGTCATCGTGCTCGACTCGGTCGCGGCTCTGGTGACGAAGCAGGAACTCGATGGCGAGATCGGCGATTCAACCGTCGGCACCCAAGCCCGCCTGATGAGCGCCGCGATGCGCAAGCTGACCGCCCTGATTTCCAAAGCCCGCACGGTCTGCATCTTCACCAACCAGATCCGGGAGAAGATCGGCGTGATGTTCGGCAATCCGGAGACCACCCCGGGCGGCCGCGCGCTGAAGTTCTTCTCCTCAGTCCGGGTCGACATCCGCCGCATCGGCCAGATCAAGGCGACGGATGGCACCGTTCAGGGCAACCGGACCAAGATCAAGATCGTGAAGAACAAGGTCGCCCCGCCCTTCACGACTTGCGAGTTCGACATCATGTACAACGAGGGGATCTCCTCGACCGGCTCGTTGCTCGATCTCGCCCTCGAGTTCGATCTCATCCAGAAGCGCGGGTCGTGGTTCGCCTACAACGGCGAACAGCTTGCCCAAGGCCGTGACGCGGCCAAGCAGGCTCTCAAGGACAACGAAGAGCTCTTCACCGAGCTCTCCGACAAGGTTCGCGAGAAGCTCGACGCCGCGAAGGAGTAA
- a CDS encoding YbjN domain-containing protein: MRPPSLQIQSVEDTFGRNGWHCEAVEGKDVLRSVFSGHHTRIELFAQAYPPLNALAVIGEMPLPADDDHEHAILELLARANKSLNLGGFEYDLDRQRLVFRITNLFDREKYDHDIMTSMIHCTIAELDRLAPYATTVVRTPADLLPDLDLQLLLMREDLIPPVPGDEDEI; this comes from the coding sequence ATGCGCCCGCCCTCTCTTCAGATCCAGTCCGTGGAAGACACCTTCGGCCGCAACGGCTGGCACTGCGAAGCCGTCGAAGGAAAGGACGTCCTGCGCTCCGTCTTCTCCGGCCACCACACCCGTATCGAGCTCTTCGCCCAGGCTTACCCGCCGCTGAACGCGTTGGCCGTGATTGGTGAGATGCCCTTGCCGGCGGACGATGACCACGAGCACGCGATCCTCGAACTGCTCGCACGCGCCAACAAATCGCTGAACCTAGGCGGCTTCGAGTACGACCTCGACCGCCAGCGCCTGGTCTTCCGGATCACCAACCTGTTCGACCGGGAAAAATACGATCACGACATCATGACCTCGATGATCCACTGCACGATCGCCGAGCTCGACCGACTCGCGCCTTACGCGACCACCGTGGTGCGGACTCCCGCCGACCTGCTCCCCGACCTCGACCTGCAGCTCCTCCTGATGCGCGAGGACCTGATCCCGCCGGTCCCCGGCGACGAAGACGAGATCTGA
- a CDS encoding acyloxyacyl hydrolase, producing MIVPLIVCSLPLADLETPAPAVAHPAEAWELTLESGYAWNVGSNTPIDYQIIPTQLTLRTPVQWSWWEDEHGARLVVRSRFSLMMEVFAAGPETGYLGLSAAPSIEYWFPDEKTSLFFSIGGGIGMTDSTNVPGGQGQDFTLNWFAHLGLRREIGENVSLLGGPYFVHHSNGGQTSPNPGIDALGFTIGVGWRF from the coding sequence ATGATCGTTCCGCTCATCGTCTGTTCGCTTCCTCTGGCCGATCTCGAAACCCCGGCCCCTGCTGTCGCGCATCCTGCGGAAGCATGGGAGCTGACCCTCGAATCCGGCTACGCATGGAACGTCGGATCGAACACACCGATCGACTACCAAATCATCCCGACCCAGCTGACCCTGCGCACTCCGGTCCAGTGGAGTTGGTGGGAAGACGAACACGGCGCGCGACTTGTCGTCCGCTCCCGCTTCTCGCTGATGATGGAGGTTTTCGCCGCCGGACCGGAGACCGGCTACCTCGGCCTTTCCGCGGCACCGTCGATCGAATACTGGTTCCCGGATGAGAAGACCTCGCTGTTCTTCTCGATCGGCGGTGGCATCGGCATGACCGATTCCACCAACGTCCCCGGCGGTCAGGGGCAGGACTTCACCCTGAACTGGTTCGCCCACCTCGGCCTGCGTCGCGAGATCGGCGAGAATGTTTCACTACTGGGAGGACCGTACTTCGTCCACCACTCGAACGGCGGCCAGACTTCGCCCAACCCTGGAATCGACGCTTTGGGATTCACGATCGGAGTCGGATGGAGATTCTGA
- a CDS encoding toll/interleukin-1 receptor domain-containing protein, producing MSEPYRIFFSHGGDDKYIVDEFLAPKIRIPGASVFLDTGKIEYGDDFRTMILRELARCDELLVLFTKSSLQRPWVLAEVGATLIREKRIVPIRYGPSDSELQKLGLMSLLGNSTILNLEDFDTYISQLKNRVNGGSDV from the coding sequence ATGAGCGAACCCTACCGGATTTTCTTTTCCCACGGAGGGGACGACAAATACATCGTCGACGAGTTTCTGGCGCCAAAGATCCGAATTCCCGGCGCCAGCGTGTTTCTCGACACGGGAAAGATCGAGTATGGTGACGACTTCCGCACCATGATCCTCCGGGAATTGGCCCGCTGCGACGAGCTACTGGTCCTTTTCACCAAATCATCCCTGCAACGGCCTTGGGTCCTCGCCGAAGTGGGAGCGACCCTGATCCGCGAAAAGCGAATCGTCCCGATCCGCTACGGCCCCTCCGACTCGGAACTGCAGAAACTGGGTCTCATGTCCCTCCTTGGAAACAGCACGATCTTGAATCTGGAAGACTTCGACACGTATATTTCCCAGCTTAAAAACCGAGTGAACGGAGGGTCCGATGTCTAA
- a CDS encoding class I SAM-dependent methyltransferase yields MPDAVRELYSDRRYPALSHPDAHPGVLAATARISGVPSPPLPESCRILDIGCGSGHHLLPLAERFPESTFHGIDFSDTAIRTARRHADAAGLKNISFEHADLAEWDPGDSSFDYVLAHGMLSSVGDETKAALLKLIQQSLAPDGVACISYHTLPGWSLRQEVAAMVKALPELGSDASAILKTLAESARDGGTPYTAHLASICESMHAKGGELLAFDELAPVCDPLHFGQVIQWTGQQQLRYLGEATLPGNLPPGLDPGALAKLQPLASDPVRFQQTLDLLSGRTERTSLFCHASLALDTETTTSVVLHFSARLAIHPLPMKTVHGEILELFHAALTAAWPSTRPVTELMEECASRLGPRWDPARGAKTIADWLYQAARLGWVELRTDAIQADPKSTARPRLSPLNLEFARSRTALVDGFHRSCGFPDSHWQIAAALDGSRSVAEVTALARDHAPDLDVEPWLRHLASRGLLVD; encoded by the coding sequence ATGCCCGACGCCGTCCGCGAGCTCTACTCCGACCGACGCTACCCCGCCCTGAGCCACCCCGACGCTCATCCGGGCGTGTTGGCCGCGACCGCGCGCATCTCGGGCGTCCCGTCGCCGCCGCTTCCGGAGAGCTGCCGCATCCTCGACATCGGCTGCGGCTCTGGCCACCACCTGCTGCCGCTCGCCGAGCGGTTTCCCGAGAGCACGTTTCACGGCATCGATTTCTCCGACACCGCCATCCGCACCGCGCGGCGCCATGCGGACGCCGCGGGACTGAAGAACATCTCCTTCGAACATGCGGACCTCGCCGAATGGGATCCCGGCGACTCGTCCTTCGACTATGTCCTCGCCCACGGAATGCTTTCTTCGGTCGGTGACGAAACGAAGGCCGCCCTGCTGAAACTGATCCAGCAGTCGCTCGCCCCCGACGGCGTCGCGTGCATTTCCTACCACACCCTCCCGGGATGGTCGCTGCGGCAGGAAGTCGCCGCGATGGTCAAGGCTCTCCCCGAGCTGGGCAGCGACGCTTCGGCCATTCTGAAAACGCTGGCCGAGTCGGCAAGAGACGGAGGCACTCCTTACACCGCCCACCTCGCATCGATTTGCGAAAGCATGCACGCCAAGGGCGGCGAGTTGCTCGCATTCGACGAACTCGCGCCGGTGTGTGATCCGCTGCACTTCGGCCAGGTGATCCAGTGGACGGGCCAGCAGCAGCTCCGCTACCTCGGCGAAGCCACCCTGCCCGGCAACCTGCCGCCGGGACTCGATCCGGGCGCGCTGGCCAAGCTCCAACCGCTCGCTTCCGATCCGGTACGCTTCCAGCAAACCCTCGACCTGCTTTCCGGCCGAACCGAACGCACCAGCCTGTTCTGCCACGCGTCGCTCGCGCTCGACACGGAAACCACGACATCCGTCGTACTTCACTTCTCGGCGCGTCTCGCCATCCACCCGCTGCCGATGAAAACGGTCCACGGCGAGATCCTCGAACTCTTCCACGCGGCGCTGACCGCGGCCTGGCCATCGACCCGTCCGGTCACCGAGCTGATGGAGGAATGCGCGAGCCGGCTGGGACCCCGCTGGGATCCGGCTCGCGGCGCCAAAACCATCGCCGACTGGCTCTACCAAGCGGCGAGACTCGGCTGGGTCGAGCTCCGGACCGACGCGATCCAAGCCGACCCGAAATCGACGGCACGCCCGCGCCTTTCCCCGCTCAATCTCGAATTCGCCCGCAGCCGGACGGCGCTGGTCGATGGCTTCCACCGGAGTTGCGGATTTCCCGACAGCCATTGGCAGATCGCCGCGGCGCTCGACGGTTCCCGCTCGGTGGCGGAGGTCACCGCGCTTGCCCGGGATCACGCTCCGGACCTCGATGTTGAGCCATGGCTCCGGCACTTGGCGTCCCGCGGACTGCTTGTGGATTAG
- a CDS encoding excinuclease ABC subunit UvrB translates to MAFQLVSDYRPQGDQGQAIEKLVKSIEAGNPHQTLLGVTGSGKTYTMASVIERIGKPALIMSHNKTLAAQLYSEFKNFFPHNAVEYFVSYFDYYQPEAYIPRTDTYIEKDSSINDEIERLRLSSMGSLLTREDTIVIASVSCIYGLGSPEDYEGMMIPVWVGQEIGRDELLESLVGLLFERNDIAFGRGKFRVRGDVVEVHPAYLDETAVRVEFFGDEIDRITTIDTLTGSMIEAVDRYTFFPAKQFVTPGDKMKKAIVEIRKEADARVAEFESQGKLIEAQRLRMRTDYDIEMMREMGFCQGIENYSRHLTGRPPGARPYTLLDFFPDDYLTLIDESHVTIPQVGGMYEGDRSRKTVLVDHGFRLPSALDNRPLRFDEFMKMTRQRLYVSATPGPFEMVNSRADNRSFIPVKGRKDDRGFTPFDLKRMNIIPSGSAEPVEAFDPTRPGKPLVVEQIIRPTGLLDPVLELRPLKGQIDETIELCRQRIEIGERVLVTTLTKKTAEDLSEYLQNVGLKVRYIHADIDAVERVEILRQLRAAEFDILVGINLLREGLDLPEVSLVCILDADKEGFLRNETSLIQTAGRAARHLNGKCVLFCDEVTDSIQKLLDVTEYRRTRQQEHNEEHGITPQSVKRAVQESLQLYSNQKEGAEKLSRSLVAEDEEVYDKVRVIAELEKEMRDAAAKLEFERAAHLRDQIAQLKDGSAKPAKKKVRYRK, encoded by the coding sequence ATGGCATTTCAGTTGGTCAGCGATTACCGGCCGCAGGGCGACCAGGGGCAGGCAATCGAGAAGCTGGTGAAGTCGATCGAGGCCGGCAACCCGCACCAGACGCTGCTCGGCGTGACCGGTTCGGGGAAGACCTATACCATGGCCTCGGTGATCGAGCGGATCGGCAAGCCGGCGCTGATCATGAGCCACAACAAGACGCTGGCGGCGCAGCTCTACTCGGAGTTCAAGAATTTCTTCCCGCACAACGCGGTCGAGTACTTCGTCAGCTACTTCGATTACTACCAGCCGGAGGCCTACATTCCGCGGACCGACACCTACATTGAGAAAGACTCGTCGATCAACGACGAGATCGAGCGCCTGCGGCTGTCGTCGATGGGGTCGCTGCTCACTCGCGAGGACACCATTGTGATCGCCTCGGTCAGCTGCATCTACGGCTTGGGCTCGCCCGAGGACTACGAGGGCATGATGATCCCGGTCTGGGTCGGCCAGGAGATCGGCCGCGACGAGCTGCTGGAGAGCCTTGTCGGGCTGCTCTTCGAGCGTAACGACATCGCTTTCGGCCGAGGAAAGTTCCGGGTGCGTGGCGACGTCGTGGAAGTGCATCCGGCCTACCTCGACGAGACCGCGGTTAGGGTCGAGTTCTTCGGCGACGAGATCGACCGGATCACCACCATCGACACCCTCACCGGCTCGATGATCGAGGCGGTCGATCGCTACACCTTCTTTCCGGCGAAGCAGTTCGTGACGCCGGGCGACAAGATGAAGAAGGCGATCGTCGAGATCCGGAAGGAGGCCGACGCGCGGGTCGCGGAGTTCGAGAGCCAGGGCAAGCTGATCGAGGCGCAGCGGCTGCGGATGCGGACCGACTACGACATCGAGATGATGCGCGAGATGGGATTTTGCCAGGGGATCGAGAATTACTCGCGCCACCTGACCGGCCGCCCGCCGGGAGCGAGGCCCTACACCTTGCTCGACTTCTTTCCCGACGACTACCTGACGCTGATCGACGAGAGTCATGTGACCATTCCGCAGGTCGGGGGCATGTACGAGGGAGACCGTAGTCGGAAGACGGTGCTGGTGGATCACGGATTTCGCCTTCCGAGCGCGCTCGACAACCGGCCTTTGCGGTTCGATGAGTTCATGAAGATGACGCGGCAGCGACTCTACGTCTCGGCGACGCCGGGGCCGTTCGAGATGGTCAACTCACGCGCCGACAACCGGAGCTTCATTCCGGTCAAGGGTCGCAAGGACGACCGTGGTTTCACGCCTTTCGACCTCAAGCGGATGAACATCATTCCGAGCGGAAGTGCCGAGCCGGTCGAGGCATTCGATCCGACCCGGCCCGGGAAGCCGTTGGTGGTCGAGCAGATCATCCGGCCGACAGGATTGTTGGATCCGGTCCTCGAACTGCGGCCGCTGAAAGGCCAGATCGACGAGACGATCGAGCTGTGCCGCCAGCGGATCGAGATCGGGGAGAGGGTGCTGGTGACCACCTTGACGAAGAAGACCGCGGAGGATCTGTCGGAGTATCTGCAGAACGTCGGTCTCAAGGTGCGCTACATCCACGCCGATATCGATGCGGTCGAGCGTGTGGAAATTCTGCGCCAGCTGCGGGCGGCGGAGTTCGACATTCTGGTTGGGATCAACCTGCTTCGTGAGGGACTCGATTTGCCCGAGGTTTCACTGGTCTGCATCCTCGATGCCGACAAGGAAGGCTTCCTTCGGAACGAGACGAGCCTGATCCAGACAGCCGGCCGGGCGGCGCGGCATCTCAACGGGAAGTGTGTGTTGTTCTGTGACGAGGTCACCGACTCGATCCAGAAGTTGCTCGATGTGACCGAGTACCGTCGCACCCGTCAACAGGAGCACAACGAGGAGCACGGGATCACTCCGCAGAGCGTGAAGCGTGCGGTGCAGGAGAGCCTGCAATTGTATTCGAACCAGAAGGAAGGGGCTGAAAAGCTCAGCCGCTCGCTGGTGGCGGAAGACGAGGAGGTTTACGACAAGGTCCGGGTCATCGCGGAGCTTGAGAAGGAGATGCGCGATGCCGCGGCCAAGCTCGAGTTCGAGCGAGCCGCGCACCTACGGGACCAGATTGCCCAGTTGAAGGACGGCAGCGCCAAGCCGGCGAAGAAGAAGGTGAGGTATCGGAAGTGA
- a CDS encoding toll/interleukin-1 receptor domain-containing protein codes for MSKVFISYSRADVEKAEELAEALEKEGIDFFLDSTGIVAGQSFTDQLGRELLEQEIRKSDVIALLLSHNSKRSHWVEKDWQTALESKKLVVPVLLDEEGTENWVWPLVSDRMVWHATEDRDLGQLAKEIRCFEPTLTEAATPPEPVAACAEPPAASAAPSAPVPKASKGTLTAKLVVTALLSAGIGALVVWLIMQGN; via the coding sequence ATGTCTAAGGTATTCATTTCATACTCGCGGGCAGACGTAGAAAAAGCCGAGGAACTGGCCGAGGCACTGGAGAAGGAAGGCATCGATTTCTTCCTCGACTCCACCGGCATCGTCGCCGGGCAGAGCTTCACGGACCAGCTCGGCCGCGAGCTCCTTGAGCAGGAAATCCGCAAGTCCGATGTCATAGCACTGCTTCTCTCCCACAATTCCAAACGAAGCCACTGGGTCGAGAAGGATTGGCAAACTGCGCTTGAGAGCAAAAAACTCGTCGTCCCGGTGTTACTGGACGAAGAAGGAACCGAGAACTGGGTTTGGCCCCTCGTCTCAGATCGCATGGTGTGGCACGCTACCGAAGACCGGGACCTAGGGCAACTCGCCAAAGAGATTCGATGCTTCGAACCTACACTGACTGAGGCCGCAACGCCGCCAGAACCTGTCGCGGCCTGTGCAGAACCTCCTGCCGCATCAGCGGCCCCTTCAGCACCCGTTCCGAAGGCTTCTAAAGGCACGCTTACTGCCAAGCTTGTAGTGACTGCGCTGCTCTCCGCGGGCATCGGAGCCTTGGTGGTGTGGTTGATCATGCAAGGGAACTGA
- a CDS encoding glycosyltransferase family 4 protein gives MTLLFYDDRPLFGGHEAMTLLGLEAILAKPGIKVHFIVCEENTTLVKRLETLRQRFPALTVEETDEQASRFEAIRHFFSRGRIADLSATIRRIAPDAVVSVQGGIEPSSLGIIAANKCGVRAISYLAMPHSYQTMGAKLGRLLDWGAPMLIERPDAFITSCDELAAHLRARGAKGPVEVVFPGIDTERFAPADRDECRRALDLPVGVPLFACVGRIDLRQKQQDRLVRAVSRPIVDECHLVIGGEGPDSDTLDQLIEARKLGNRVRRIPWADTAKLYPAADALVIPSRYEGVPLVMLEALACGTPVLGSDCDGMRDLLPDEFHIDASSSAAVAAALRDYVDRGMPKPPEELCERVRNGMSIPGFQKTFAETLLDLVKPI, from the coding sequence GTGACGCTTCTGTTCTACGATGACCGTCCGCTCTTCGGCGGGCACGAGGCGATGACCCTTCTCGGTCTCGAGGCGATCCTCGCGAAACCGGGCATCAAGGTTCATTTCATCGTCTGCGAGGAGAACACGACCCTCGTGAAGCGACTTGAGACCCTACGTCAGCGGTTTCCGGCCCTCACCGTCGAGGAGACCGACGAGCAGGCGTCCCGCTTCGAGGCGATCCGCCACTTTTTCTCACGCGGCCGGATCGCCGACCTCAGCGCGACCATCCGCCGCATCGCCCCCGACGCCGTCGTCTCGGTGCAGGGCGGCATCGAGCCCTCGTCGCTCGGCATCATCGCGGCCAACAAGTGCGGCGTGCGCGCCATCAGCTACCTGGCGATGCCGCACTCCTACCAGACCATGGGCGCGAAGCTCGGACGGCTGCTCGATTGGGGCGCCCCGATGCTGATCGAGCGACCCGACGCCTTCATCACCAGCTGCGATGAACTGGCCGCGCACCTGCGGGCCCGCGGCGCGAAGGGGCCGGTCGAGGTCGTCTTTCCGGGCATCGACACCGAACGCTTCGCGCCGGCCGACCGCGACGAATGCCGTCGCGCGCTCGATCTGCCGGTCGGCGTCCCGCTCTTCGCCTGCGTCGGCCGAATCGACCTCCGCCAAAAGCAGCAGGACCGGCTGGTCCGGGCGGTTTCGCGTCCGATTGTCGATGAGTGCCACCTTGTGATCGGTGGCGAGGGGCCCGACTCGGACACCCTCGACCAGTTGATCGAAGCCCGGAAACTCGGCAACCGGGTGCGTCGCATCCCGTGGGCCGATACCGCCAAGCTTTACCCGGCAGCCGACGCGCTCGTGATTCCGTCGCGCTACGAAGGCGTGCCGCTCGTTATGCTCGAAGCACTCGCCTGCGGAACGCCCGTTCTCGGGTCGGACTGCGATGGAATGCGCGATCTGCTGCCGGACGAGTTTCACATCGACGCGTCCTCGAGCGCCGCCGTCGCCGCGGCGTTGCGTGACTACGTCGACCGAGGCATGCCGAAGCCGCCGGAGGAGCTGTGCGAACGCGTCCGCAACGGCATGAGCATCCCCGGCTTCCAAAAGACCTTCGCGGAGACCCTGCTGGACCTTGTGAAACCTATCTGA